The Mucilaginibacter yixingensis genome window below encodes:
- a CDS encoding acyltransferase translates to MQNLIDEKPSKKNYDFIDHIRCLAMMSIVFEHCFGDRKFPMFSDKFWVYLSWVELTKFGTVAFFLLAGFLISDKFTDYTPSQYLKRRFSTTFGPWLFWSVMFNIFMVITLHITEGMYHDGRFTLAHILENIKITYFYTNYWFIINFMVSITILLIFKRYLYSKVFGSVLLAFTLFYCVNIHYEWIDPSHTVAIMGFIFFLWLGAQLRKHWTPINQWIEGIPYTALFIALIIVLGLSMYETIALMHHGSRDPYNTLRFSAVVYALLFFMLLLKYKKFSGLNYLKPRQTTYGIYLIHYIIFTYLLNEILMHLPIDENSLSAAGFALYRIFAFVIVYTITWIVVTLINKTPLKVLVGN, encoded by the coding sequence ATGCAGAATTTAATTGATGAAAAGCCATCAAAAAAAAATTATGATTTTATAGATCACATCCGTTGTCTGGCCATGATGAGCATTGTTTTTGAACATTGCTTTGGCGATAGGAAATTCCCAATGTTTTCTGATAAATTCTGGGTTTACCTCAGTTGGGTAGAACTTACAAAATTTGGCACTGTTGCATTCTTTTTACTGGCCGGCTTTCTTATCAGCGATAAGTTTACCGATTATACCCCTTCGCAATATTTAAAACGCCGGTTTTCAACCACTTTTGGGCCCTGGTTATTTTGGTCTGTAATGTTTAATATATTCATGGTGATTACGCTGCACATTACCGAAGGCATGTACCATGATGGCCGGTTTACCCTTGCCCATATTCTTGAGAATATTAAAATCACCTACTTCTATACCAATTATTGGTTTATCATCAACTTTATGGTAAGTATTACCATTCTGCTCATTTTTAAACGTTACCTCTACTCAAAGGTATTTGGCAGCGTACTGTTGGCTTTTACCTTGTTTTATTGCGTCAACATTCATTATGAGTGGATAGATCCCAGCCATACGGTTGCCATTATGGGGTTCATCTTTTTCCTTTGGCTCGGGGCACAACTGCGCAAGCACTGGACACCAATTAATCAATGGATAGAAGGCATACCTTACACAGCCCTCTTTATTGCCCTTATTATTGTGCTCGGGCTATCTATGTATGAAACTATAGCTCTTATGCACCACGGCAGCCGCGACCCTTACAACACGCTTCGTTTTAGCGCAGTAGTATACGCTTTACTGTTTTTCATGCTGCTGCTTAAATACAAAAAATTCAGTGGGTTGAATTACCTGAAGCCGCGGCAAACTACATACGGTATTTACCTCATTCACTATATCATTTTCACCTATCTGCTTAATGAAATATTAATGCACTTGCCTATTGATGAGAATAGCCTGTCGGCAGCGGGCTTTGCACTTTACCGCATATTTGCATTTGTTATTGTTTACACTATTACCTGGATTGTAGTAACGCTAATCAATAAAACACCACTTAAAGTTCTGGTAGGAAATTAG
- a CDS encoding nucleotide-diphospho-sugar transferase, which yields MSISQSNPYQTQSAVLFVVFNRPDTTRRVFEEIRQAQPPRLYIAADGPRKDREGEEERCMEARQIAQAIDWPCQVFTLFRATNMGCKDAVSSAVTWFFENEEEGIILEDDCLPDNSFFHFCDTLLALYRTDTRVSIISGCNLQYGQKYGTATYYFSNLTHIWGWASWRRVWKDYDKELARYDTEQVKLALPKIFAEPLVNETWLHIFKELKAGKIDTWDYQLTFLDFFNNRLSIIPNQNLICNIGFGEGATHTLSAENPNSNIPLQPLTGAITHPLFILPQKDADSRTLFQDFDVEKRKRRNKRLSARIKRWWKSAKS from the coding sequence ATGAGCATATCGCAATCAAACCCATATCAAACCCAATCGGCAGTACTATTTGTTGTGTTTAACAGGCCGGATACTACTCGCCGTGTATTTGAAGAGATCCGTCAGGCACAGCCGCCCCGTTTATACATAGCAGCCGATGGCCCGCGTAAAGATCGTGAGGGTGAAGAAGAAAGATGTATGGAAGCCCGGCAGATAGCGCAGGCTATAGATTGGCCGTGCCAGGTTTTTACGCTATTCAGGGCAACAAATATGGGTTGTAAGGATGCCGTTTCTTCTGCCGTTACCTGGTTTTTTGAAAATGAAGAAGAGGGGATTATATTGGAAGATGATTGCCTGCCAGATAATAGCTTTTTTCATTTCTGCGATACTTTGCTGGCGCTTTATCGTACAGATACACGCGTTAGTATTATAAGCGGCTGTAACTTACAATATGGGCAAAAATATGGCACTGCCACTTATTATTTTTCTAACCTTACACACATTTGGGGCTGGGCCAGTTGGCGCAGGGTATGGAAAGATTACGACAAAGAGCTGGCTCGTTATGATACAGAACAGGTAAAACTAGCCCTGCCAAAAATATTTGCAGAGCCATTGGTTAATGAAACCTGGCTGCACATTTTTAAAGAGTTAAAAGCCGGAAAAATAGATACCTGGGATTATCAGCTTACCTTTCTGGATTTCTTTAATAACAGACTGTCAATCATTCCTAATCAGAACCTGATCTGTAATATCGGATTTGGCGAAGGTGCCACGCATACCTTGTCGGCAGAAAACCCAAACAGTAATATTCCGCTTCAGCCCTTAACCGGTGCTATAACACATCCGTTATTTATATTGCCTCAAAAAGATGCGGACAGCCGTACGCTGTTTCAGGATTTTGATGTAGAGAAACGTAAACGCAGAAATAAAAGATTATCAGCGCGCATAAAACGCTGGTGGAAATCTGCTAAAAGCTAA
- a CDS encoding porin family protein, which yields MKKLTFFAILLLMVAAGTVNAQMRRYPPPRRYPPARTTYRRPVDDFYRVKFGIVAGANISNIVNINNSNFNTNTIVGWNVGASLDIPIVRPLSFEGEVLFSQKGYKAYTADGDFTQRTNWIDVPLLAKIQLAPAFNLVVGPQISFLTSTQNTYRSGFNSVSEQIYTRDADGFNKSLVGGVIGVGIDLSPNVELRGRYTLDLQNNSSDGATYPDYRNQVFQVGLGFKF from the coding sequence ATGAAAAAATTGACCTTTTTTGCAATATTGCTGCTCATGGTAGCAGCAGGGACAGTAAACGCGCAGATGCGCCGTTACCCTCCTCCACGTCGTTACCCGCCAGCACGTACAACCTATCGCAGGCCGGTCGACGATTTTTATCGCGTAAAATTCGGCATCGTAGCAGGTGCCAATATTTCAAACATTGTTAATATCAACAACTCCAACTTTAATACCAATACTATTGTGGGTTGGAATGTGGGCGCCAGTTTAGATATTCCAATCGTGCGTCCGTTAAGCTTTGAGGGCGAAGTACTATTCTCTCAAAAAGGCTACAAAGCCTACACCGCCGATGGCGATTTTACCCAACGCACCAACTGGATTGATGTGCCTTTGCTGGCCAAAATTCAACTGGCGCCGGCGTTTAACCTGGTTGTTGGTCCGCAGATTTCGTTCCTCACATCAACGCAAAACACCTACCGCTCGGGCTTCAACAGCGTGTCTGAGCAGATCTATACCCGCGATGCTGACGGCTTTAACAAAAGCCTGGTGGGTGGTGTAATTGGTGTAGGTATTGATCTGAGCCCGAACGTAGAGCTGCGTGGCCGTTATACGCTCGATTTACAGAACAACTCATCAGACGGCGCTACTTATCCAGACTACCGCAACCAGGTTTTCCAGGTAGGCCTTGGGTTTAAGTTTTAA
- a CDS encoding glycoside hydrolase family 3 N-terminal domain-containing protein, with protein sequence MKKFATAVLLLLFNLLVLNVFAQRQGYITTLDEQNHWVDSVFNKLSRKRKVEQLFFVRAHTNRGRAYEDSVGKVIAKEQVGGLVFFQGGPGRQLNLTNNYQKLAHIPLLIAMDGEWGLGMRLDSTISYPYQMTLGAIQDTALIYKMGQYVAYDFKRIGAQMNFAPDMDVNNNPNNPVINYRSFGDNKYNVAQRGIAYMHGMQLGGLLTTAKHFPGHGDTETDSHLDLPQLNFNRARLDSLEEYPFRQAIAAGISGVMVAHMNIPALDSTKNLPSTLSRPIITGELKDSLKFRGLIVSDAMEMKGVTKYFPNGEADVRAFIAGNDILELSENSCRAVKMIKKAIRQGKIAPEELDAKVRKVLAAKYWAGLAIYKPANPTGLAQDLNRPDALALQQQLADKAVTLLRGDSVIRNLSPLKRTALVSIGTSGVTVYQQELAKVFMPCKEFMIGKEVQMPEMRAILNQLKGFDQIIVGIHDTRARPASKLDYSSNLKLMIAELASYRNVVISVFANPYTIAGLPGIEKSGALLACYQKEDFMQRAAAKVICGQINAEGKLPVSVNAFFPNGAGIVVEPAL encoded by the coding sequence ATGAAAAAATTTGCCACCGCTGTCCTGTTGTTGCTTTTTAATCTGTTGGTATTGAATGTCTTTGCGCAACGTCAGGGTTATATTACTACGCTTGATGAGCAGAACCATTGGGTAGATTCGGTTTTTAATAAGCTGAGCCGCAAGCGTAAGGTGGAGCAGTTATTTTTTGTTCGCGCACATACCAACCGGGGTAGGGCTTATGAAGACTCTGTAGGTAAAGTGATTGCAAAAGAGCAGGTTGGCGGATTGGTTTTCTTTCAAGGAGGGCCGGGCAGACAGCTAAATCTTACCAATAATTATCAGAAACTGGCACATATTCCACTGTTAATTGCCATGGATGGCGAGTGGGGGTTGGGTATGCGTTTAGACAGTACGATTTCCTATCCTTACCAAATGACACTGGGCGCAATTCAAGATACCGCGTTAATCTACAAGATGGGACAGTATGTGGCCTATGATTTTAAACGGATAGGAGCACAGATGAATTTTGCTCCTGATATGGATGTTAATAACAATCCTAACAATCCGGTAATCAACTACCGCTCGTTTGGGGATAACAAATACAATGTGGCGCAGAGGGGAATAGCCTATATGCACGGAATGCAACTCGGCGGCTTGCTTACCACGGCCAAGCACTTCCCGGGTCATGGCGATACGGAGACCGACTCGCATCTTGACCTACCTCAGCTTAATTTTAACCGAGCACGACTAGATTCGCTGGAAGAATATCCTTTCCGTCAGGCCATCGCTGCTGGTATTAGTGGGGTAATGGTGGCACACATGAATATCCCGGCGCTGGATAGCACCAAGAATTTGCCAAGTACGCTTTCTCGCCCCATCATCACGGGTGAGTTGAAAGACTCTTTAAAGTTCAGAGGATTGATAGTATCTGATGCCATGGAAATGAAAGGCGTAACCAAGTATTTCCCTAATGGCGAAGCTGACGTACGTGCGTTTATAGCTGGGAATGATATCCTTGAACTGTCTGAAAACTCTTGCCGCGCGGTTAAAATGATTAAGAAAGCCATCCGTCAGGGCAAGATAGCTCCGGAAGAATTGGACGCCAAAGTTCGGAAAGTACTGGCCGCCAAATACTGGGCTGGGCTGGCCATCTATAAACCTGCAAATCCCACGGGTTTAGCTCAAGATTTGAACCGCCCAGACGCGCTCGCCCTGCAGCAGCAACTGGCGGATAAAGCCGTTACGCTACTGCGTGGCGATTCGGTTATTCGTAATCTTAGTCCGTTAAAACGTACTGCGTTGGTTAGCATCGGTACAAGTGGCGTAACCGTTTATCAGCAGGAACTAGCCAAAGTGTTTATGCCCTGCAAAGAGTTTATGATTGGTAAAGAAGTGCAGATGCCTGAAATGCGAGCCATCCTCAATCAGCTGAAAGGCTTTGATCAGATCATCGTCGGCATTCATGATACCCGCGCCCGCCCCGCCAGCAAGCTTGATTATAGCAGCAACCTTAAACTAATGATTGCCGAACTAGCTTCATATCGAAATGTGGTCATCAGCGTTTTTGCTAATCCGTATACCATTGCTGGTTTGCCAGGCATCGAGAAAAGCGGGGCATTGCTGGCCTGCTATCAGAAAGAAGATTTTATGCAACGTGCCGCCGCCAAAGTGATTTGTGGACAAATTAATGCCGAAGGCAAACTGCCGGTTAGTGTAAATGCCTTCTTCCCGAATGGTGCTGGGATTGTGGTTGAGCCGGCTTTGTGA